In Verrucomicrobiia bacterium, a genomic segment contains:
- a CDS encoding sulfite oxidase: protein MKTISRRSVLKGSVAFAALAFAQRPLSVFGFAGPEEDAVLVPFTTPQPKNPNRPMVQWEELKTWTTPNESVYLVSHYNTPALEEDKWKLEISGFVEKPVTLTLADLKKRPQKEIMATLECGGNGASNNFMGAVANVKWKGTPLAPILKECGVKKRGIEVVFIGHDEKKEKVREAEFDMRFSRSLSLTDAMQDKIMLCWEMNGKPLPKEHGFPLRLIVPGWYGIAWVKWLARIEVQDRRFMSKYMAREYVTIRGEEQPDGDVLYRETSVSFMNVKSIVARVLKLKDGTLRVQGAAWSDGTPIKSVELKLDDGEWRKVTLDKTNKSKYSWTFWSYDWKGAAEGEHTLVSRATDEDDRVQPSADDPTIKLKKTYWEANQQVVRKIKI, encoded by the coding sequence ATGAAAACCATTTCGCGTCGATCGGTCTTGAAAGGCAGTGTCGCGTTTGCAGCACTGGCATTTGCACAGCGGCCGTTATCGGTATTTGGCTTTGCAGGACCTGAGGAAGATGCGGTGCTGGTGCCATTCACCACGCCTCAGCCGAAGAATCCGAACCGGCCAATGGTGCAATGGGAGGAACTCAAGACGTGGACGACGCCGAATGAGAGCGTGTATTTGGTGAGCCACTACAACACGCCCGCGCTGGAAGAGGATAAATGGAAGTTAGAGATCAGCGGATTCGTAGAGAAGCCGGTGACTCTCACGTTGGCCGACCTGAAGAAACGGCCGCAGAAGGAGATCATGGCCACGCTGGAGTGCGGCGGCAATGGCGCGAGTAATAATTTCATGGGCGCAGTGGCAAATGTGAAATGGAAGGGCACGCCTCTGGCACCGATCCTCAAGGAGTGTGGCGTCAAGAAGCGCGGTATCGAGGTCGTCTTTATCGGGCATGATGAGAAGAAGGAGAAGGTGCGCGAGGCGGAGTTCGATATGCGTTTCTCTCGCAGCCTGTCGCTGACCGATGCGATGCAGGACAAGATCATGCTGTGCTGGGAGATGAATGGGAAGCCGTTGCCGAAGGAGCATGGATTCCCGCTACGGCTCATCGTGCCGGGTTGGTATGGCATCGCGTGGGTGAAGTGGCTGGCGCGTATCGAAGTGCAGGACCGGCGCTTCATGAGCAAGTACATGGCGCGCGAGTATGTGACCATTCGCGGCGAGGAGCAGCCGGATGGCGATGTGCTGTATCGAGAGACGTCGGTGAGCTTCATGAATGTGAAGAGCATCGTGGCACGAGTGTTGAAGCTGAAGGATGGCACATTGCGTGTGCAGGGAGCGGCATGGAGCGATGGGACGCCGATCAAATCAGTTGAGCTCAAGCTGGACGATGGCGAGTGGCGCAAGGTGACCTTGGACAAGACGAACAAGTCCAAGTATTCGTGGACGTTCTGGAGCTATGATTGGAAAGGAGCGGCGGAAGGCGAACACACGCTGGTGTCACGCGCGACGGATGAGGACGATCGCGTGCAGCCTTCAGCGGATGATCCGACGATCAAGCTGAAGAAAACCTACTGGGAGGCGAACCAGCAGGTGGTGAGGAAGATTAAAATCTGA
- a CDS encoding phosphatidylserine decarboxylase — protein MAETEAIEFFNRYTGKLEQEQVYGAAWLDWTYGNPLGKLSLELVAKRAFFSRWYGWRMDSLASREKVDKFIKEFKLKAEDFADAPDSYQTFNEFFYRKLKPSARPIEMDPDVVVFPADARHLGFQDVSQVDGVFVKGQKFDLPALLSDAALAAKYAKGTLILSRLCPVDYHRFHFTAAGVPSETKLLNGPLYSVNPIALRQKLSYLWENRRWLTVLETDNFGRVLLLEIGATNVGSAVQTYQAGKKVEKGDEKGYFKFGGSSTITIFEPGRIQLSADLVENTKQCRELYARIGDEMGAAQ, from the coding sequence ATGGCTGAGACTGAAGCAATCGAATTTTTTAACCGCTACACCGGCAAATTGGAGCAGGAGCAGGTGTATGGGGCGGCGTGGCTGGACTGGACCTATGGCAATCCATTGGGAAAGCTGTCGCTGGAGCTGGTGGCGAAGCGCGCATTTTTCTCACGCTGGTATGGCTGGCGGATGGACAGCCTGGCGAGTCGCGAGAAGGTGGACAAGTTCATCAAGGAATTCAAACTGAAGGCTGAGGACTTCGCGGATGCACCAGACTCCTACCAGACCTTCAACGAGTTTTTTTACCGGAAGCTGAAGCCGTCGGCGCGTCCGATCGAGATGGATCCGGATGTGGTGGTGTTCCCAGCAGATGCGCGGCACTTGGGCTTTCAGGATGTGTCGCAGGTAGATGGGGTCTTCGTGAAGGGACAGAAGTTTGATCTGCCTGCGCTTTTGAGTGATGCGGCCTTGGCGGCGAAGTATGCGAAGGGGACATTGATTCTCTCGCGTCTGTGCCCGGTGGATTATCATCGGTTTCACTTCACGGCGGCAGGCGTGCCATCGGAAACCAAATTGTTGAATGGACCGTTGTATTCGGTGAACCCGATCGCGTTGCGGCAGAAACTATCTTATTTGTGGGAGAACCGTCGTTGGTTGACGGTATTGGAGACAGATAACTTCGGGCGCGTGCTGCTGCTGGAGATCGGCGCGACGAATGTGGGTTCTGCCGTGCAAACTTATCAGGCGGGCAAGAAGGTGGAGAAGGGGGATGAGAAGGGGTATTTCAAATTTGGTGGCAGTTCGACGATCACAATCTTTGAGCCGGGACGGATTCAATTATCGGCTGACTTGGTGGAGAATACGAAGCAGTGCCGGGAATTGTATGCGCGGATTGGGGATGAGATGGGGGCTGCGCAATGA
- a CDS encoding DUF5069 domain-containing protein — MSKIVPLISSGTAGPLGVLHLPRLWQKVSLEAAGKLADGYPGIGAGYDSMVVSALGLNADAVKKFIKESKPTYVQFESWIKQQPGVNLTKGNIHKLNVSIAGYIHADDTRKGILKANGLNDDGGVLPDAINLNNLDDWYEFWSAELK, encoded by the coding sequence ATGAGCAAAATCGTTCCTTTGATCAGCTCCGGCACAGCCGGTCCGCTGGGTGTTCTGCATCTGCCCCGTTTGTGGCAGAAGGTTTCCCTCGAAGCTGCTGGCAAGCTGGCTGACGGCTATCCGGGCATCGGTGCTGGTTACGACTCCATGGTCGTGAGCGCGCTGGGCCTGAATGCTGACGCGGTGAAGAAATTCATCAAGGAAAGCAAGCCGACCTACGTGCAGTTCGAGTCCTGGATCAAGCAACAGCCGGGCGTGAACCTCACGAAGGGCAACATCCACAAGCTGAATGTGTCCATCGCCGGTTACATCCATGCTGACGACACCCGCAAGGGCATCCTGAAGGCCAACGGCTTGAACGATGACGGCGGCGTGCTGCCTGACGCGATCAACCTGAACAACCTGGACGACTGGTATGAGTTCTGGTCGGCCGAGTTGAAGTAA
- a CDS encoding SRPBCC family protein: protein MTANQTNTVRLHRVLRATPERVYRAFLDADAKAKWLPPNGFTGKVHHSEAKVGGTYKMSFTNFTTGSSHSFGGTYVELKPHELIRYTDRFDDPNLPGEMHVTVTLKEVFCGTELNVTQEGIPAVIPAEACYMGWQESLILLAKLVEVEIPDQP from the coding sequence ATGACCGCCAACCAAACCAATACCGTCCGCCTCCACCGAGTCCTCCGCGCCACGCCCGAGCGGGTTTACCGCGCGTTTCTGGACGCCGATGCGAAAGCCAAGTGGCTGCCCCCTAACGGATTCACAGGCAAAGTTCATCACTCCGAGGCAAAAGTCGGTGGAACCTACAAGATGTCCTTCACCAATTTCACAACCGGCAGCAGCCATTCCTTCGGCGGGACCTATGTGGAACTGAAACCTCATGAACTTATCCGTTATACCGACCGTTTCGATGATCCGAATCTACCCGGTGAGATGCATGTGACCGTTACCTTGAAAGAGGTCTTTTGCGGTACAGAACTGAATGTCACCCAGGAAGGAATTCCTGCCGTGATTCCCGCCGAGGCGTGCTACATGGGTTGGCAGGAATCACTGATTCTCCTGGCCAAACTGGTGGAGGTCGAAATCCCCGACCAGCCGTAA
- a CDS encoding ABC transporter permease, which produces MWQYIAKRILHLIPLLIGVSFLTFMLMWAAPGNFYDQLRQNPQISPEQIKEMEAKRHLDKPFYVAYGYWLINAFKGDLGYSLAYKMDAKDLIGSRLWNTFILSFLALVLAWIVAIPMGIWAAVKKDSIADRSTSFVAFVGLSVPEVLLALLALMLAAGTGWFPVGGAQSALYDLMTPAEKFWNRMHHLVLPTIVLAASSLAGIMRQMRSNLLDTLRAEFVTTARAKGLSEGWVVYKHALRNAINPLLTIFGYSLAGLLSGAFIVENVMSWPGLGRLTVEAILAKDFELVVATVIMATGLLVIGNFIADLLLAWSDPRIRIK; this is translated from the coding sequence ATGTGGCAGTATATAGCGAAACGCATCCTGCATCTGATCCCCTTGCTGATAGGCGTTTCCTTTTTGACGTTCATGCTCATGTGGGCGGCTCCGGGTAACTTCTACGATCAACTTAGGCAAAACCCCCAAATATCGCCTGAGCAAATCAAGGAGATGGAAGCCAAGCGGCATCTGGACAAGCCGTTTTACGTAGCGTACGGGTATTGGCTCATCAATGCTTTCAAAGGGGATCTGGGTTATTCTCTCGCATACAAGATGGATGCGAAAGACCTGATCGGATCACGGCTTTGGAATACTTTCATCCTCTCTTTCTTGGCTCTGGTATTGGCGTGGATCGTGGCCATACCGATGGGGATCTGGGCGGCTGTGAAAAAGGATTCAATAGCAGACCGGTCTACATCGTTTGTGGCGTTTGTCGGGTTGTCTGTACCAGAAGTTTTGTTGGCTTTGCTGGCGCTGATGCTGGCGGCGGGCACGGGATGGTTCCCGGTTGGTGGAGCGCAGAGCGCCTTGTATGACCTGATGACGCCGGCTGAGAAATTTTGGAACCGCATGCACCATCTGGTCCTGCCTACCATCGTGCTGGCAGCGAGTTCACTGGCGGGAATCATGCGGCAGATGCGCTCGAATCTTTTGGACACCTTGCGGGCTGAATTTGTGACGACGGCCAGGGCCAAGGGGTTGAGCGAGGGCTGGGTGGTGTATAAGCATGCACTACGGAACGCCATCAATCCGCTCCTGACCATCTTCGGCTATTCACTGGCCGGATTGTTGAGCGGGGCCTTCATCGTGGAGAACGTGATGTCATGGCCGGGGTTGGGGCGTCTCACGGTCGAGGCCATCTTGGCCAAAGATTTTGAACTGGTGGTCGCCACGGTGATCATGGCCACCGGTCTGCTGGTGATCGGCAATTTCATTGCCGATCTGTTGCTGGCGTGGAGTGACCCCCGCATCCGGATCAAATAA
- a CDS encoding ABC transporter permease produces MATPAINPKSAVTDDVVNLSPWQIMWRRLKQRKLAMLGGVILIILYTMAAFAGFIAPYGYERQDRERFFHPPTMVSLDGIRPVMAKYHLAEPGTFKYEAIREDRKPIQLFVQGEKYKFLGLIPSTTHLFGTGDDAYPVYLLGTDQYGRDIFSRMLYGAQISLSIGLIGILLSYGIGVFIGAVSGYYSGKPDAVIMRFCELIMSIPGLYLILALRATFPSSLSSVQMYLLIVVILSFVGWAGTARVIRGMALSLRERQYVLAARALGQTDLQIVMKHIIPGTFSYLIVGATLSIPYYILGEVVLSYLTVGIQEPEASWGNMLSAAQNTEYLREYPWLLAPGGAIFITVLAFNFLGDGLRDAVDTKSA; encoded by the coding sequence ATGGCCACTCCTGCAATCAATCCCAAATCTGCCGTGACAGACGATGTCGTGAATCTGTCACCGTGGCAGATCATGTGGCGTCGGCTGAAGCAACGGAAACTTGCGATGCTGGGCGGGGTGATCCTGATCATCCTATATACGATGGCGGCTTTTGCGGGCTTCATCGCACCGTATGGTTATGAACGGCAGGATCGTGAGCGGTTCTTCCATCCTCCGACGATGGTTTCCTTGGATGGCATCCGACCGGTTATGGCCAAGTATCATCTCGCAGAACCGGGAACGTTCAAATACGAGGCCATTCGTGAAGACCGGAAGCCGATACAGCTCTTTGTGCAGGGAGAGAAATACAAGTTTCTCGGATTAATCCCATCCACCACCCATCTGTTCGGCACTGGCGATGATGCATACCCGGTTTACCTGCTGGGTACGGACCAGTATGGGCGCGATATTTTTTCACGGATGCTTTACGGGGCGCAGATTTCACTATCAATAGGTCTGATCGGGATTTTGCTTTCCTACGGCATAGGAGTGTTCATCGGAGCGGTATCAGGGTATTACAGCGGCAAGCCGGACGCTGTGATCATGCGCTTTTGCGAGCTTATCATGTCTATTCCCGGATTGTATTTGATTCTGGCATTGCGCGCGACGTTCCCCTCCAGCCTCAGTTCCGTACAGATGTATCTGCTCATCGTGGTGATCTTGAGCTTTGTGGGGTGGGCTGGGACGGCTCGGGTCATCCGTGGCATGGCCTTGTCCTTGCGTGAGCGGCAGTATGTGCTGGCAGCTCGGGCTTTGGGGCAGACAGATTTGCAGATCGTGATGAAGCACATCATCCCGGGCACTTTCTCATATCTGATTGTCGGTGCCACCTTGAGCATCCCTTACTATATTTTAGGTGAAGTGGTGTTGAGCTACCTCACGGTGGGTATCCAGGAACCCGAGGCGAGCTGGGGAAATATGCTCAGCGCTGCGCAAAACACCGAGTATTTGAGAGAATACCCTTGGCTGTTGGCTCCTGGCGGAGCGATATTTATCACCGTTCTGGCTTTTAACTTCCTTGGCGATGGCTTAAGAGACGCCGTGGACACCAAGAGCGCATAA
- a CDS encoding MqnA/MqnD/SBP family protein, producing MEKRSLTLGHSPDPDDAFMFYALAKDLIDSHGFQFEHILQDIQTLNERATRGELDISAISIHAYAYVCDQYALLPSGASMGDGYGPMLVAKKHYTRDEIAKLKIAVPGTMTSAFLALQLWMGKPGKDFNYIVVPFDQIFQTVRSGQADVGLIIHEGQLTYANEGLVVCEDLGVWWGKENDGLPLPLGGNVIHKRFAPEVRSTISNILTQSIQYSLDHRPEAVQHALQYARDMGTDLADKFVGMYVNHWTIDYGDKGRESIRRFLTRAHKMGLIPKAPELEFVK from the coding sequence ATGGAAAAACGCAGTTTGACGCTGGGCCATTCGCCCGACCCGGATGATGCTTTCATGTTCTACGCCTTGGCGAAGGACCTGATCGACAGCCACGGCTTTCAGTTTGAGCATATCTTGCAGGACATCCAGACCCTGAACGAACGCGCCACCCGTGGTGAGCTGGACATCTCCGCCATCAGCATCCACGCCTATGCCTATGTGTGTGATCAATATGCCCTGCTGCCCAGTGGCGCCAGCATGGGTGATGGCTATGGCCCCATGCTCGTGGCCAAGAAGCACTACACGCGTGATGAAATTGCCAAGCTGAAGATCGCCGTCCCCGGCACCATGACCAGCGCGTTCCTCGCGTTGCAATTGTGGATGGGCAAACCCGGCAAGGATTTCAATTACATCGTCGTGCCGTTCGACCAGATCTTCCAAACCGTGCGCTCGGGCCAGGCCGATGTGGGCCTCATCATCCATGAAGGCCAGTTGACCTATGCGAATGAGGGATTGGTCGTGTGCGAAGACCTCGGTGTCTGGTGGGGCAAGGAAAACGATGGTCTGCCCCTGCCCCTCGGCGGCAATGTGATCCATAAGCGCTTCGCCCCTGAAGTGCGCTCCACAATCTCAAACATTCTGACGCAGAGCATCCAATACAGCCTCGATCATCGCCCGGAAGCCGTCCAGCACGCGCTCCAATACGCTCGTGATATGGGCACGGACCTGGCCGATAAATTCGTGGGCATGTACGTGAATCATTGGACGATCGACTACGGTGACAAAGGCCGCGAATCCATCCGCCGCTTCCTCACCCGCGCACACAAGATGGGGCTCATACCGAAAGCGCCGGAATTGGAATTTGTGAAGTGA
- a CDS encoding pyridoxal phosphate-dependent aminotransferase family protein yields the protein MSDELQQVDRTYVCWKGKKLIYFAGCDYFRLASHPKVLRAVKEGVSKYGVNVAASRRTTGNHALYGKLEGALAKFFGVKEAVLTSNGYLTNLAVAQGLEGEVQRVFLDELAHASLKDAAQLMGVPITVFAHRSPGSLLTKWRDAGSPQRCLVMTDGMFAHDGSLAPLKDYLTILPEESVVLVDDAHAAGVLGTKGRGSVEHCKVSRNRVIQTVTLSKAFGVYGGAILAPAKWHELILTKSRLLVGNTPMPLPLVNGCLAAIAERARDAGLRKRLFANIRWLRKALHLAGVALSENESPIFPVMPKSEAEAEILRKKLLEEGIYPPFIHYPGGPKNGYFRFAISSEHTPAQLQKLVKALIPV from the coding sequence ATGTCTGATGAGTTGCAACAAGTCGACCGCACGTATGTGTGCTGGAAAGGGAAGAAGCTGATTTACTTCGCGGGGTGCGATTATTTCCGGCTGGCGAGTCATCCGAAGGTGTTGCGCGCGGTGAAAGAGGGCGTGAGCAAGTATGGCGTGAATGTCGCCGCCTCGCGTCGCACTACGGGGAATCATGCGCTGTATGGGAAGCTGGAGGGGGCACTGGCGAAATTCTTTGGCGTGAAGGAGGCGGTCCTGACATCCAATGGTTACCTGACGAATCTGGCGGTGGCGCAAGGACTCGAGGGTGAGGTGCAGCGGGTGTTCCTAGATGAACTCGCGCATGCTTCATTGAAAGATGCGGCGCAGTTGATGGGGGTGCCAATCACAGTCTTCGCGCATCGTTCTCCGGGGTCATTGCTGACGAAATGGCGGGATGCGGGTTCACCGCAGCGTTGTCTGGTGATGACGGATGGGATGTTCGCGCATGACGGTTCGCTGGCACCGTTGAAGGATTACCTCACGATCTTACCGGAGGAGAGTGTGGTGCTGGTGGATGATGCGCATGCTGCAGGCGTGCTAGGCACGAAGGGACGTGGGAGCGTGGAGCATTGCAAGGTGTCGAGGAATCGCGTGATCCAGACGGTGACGCTGAGTAAGGCGTTCGGTGTCTATGGTGGTGCGATTCTGGCCCCGGCGAAATGGCATGAATTGATTTTAACGAAGAGCCGTTTGCTGGTGGGGAATACGCCCATGCCCTTACCGCTGGTGAATGGATGTCTGGCGGCGATAGCTGAACGGGCAAGGGATGCGGGATTGAGAAAGCGGTTGTTCGCAAATATCCGGTGGTTGCGGAAGGCTCTGCACCTTGCAGGGGTAGCCTTGTCTGAAAATGAAAGTCCGATCTTTCCAGTTATGCCGAAGTCTGAGGCGGAAGCGGAAATATTGAGAAAGAAGTTGCTGGAGGAAGGGATTTATCCGCCGTTTATTCATTATCCTGGCGGGCCGAAGAATGGCTATTTTCGTTTCGCGATCTCTAGCGAACATACGCCCGCTCAACTGCAAAAGCTGGTGAAGGCGCTTATTCCGGTGTAG
- a CDS encoding SMP-30/gluconolactonase/LRE family protein, which produces MRLTSVFAFASSLLIAASSFAADEYPPHPDSKKQEGVPQGELIKFTFEKSKVFPATTREVTIYVPKQYDGKTPACVYVNQDGPQGWNTATVFDNLIHKKEMPVTIGVFATPGVVKAPSTNALNRFNRSYEYDGLGGDYAKMILEELLPEVETKKTADGRAIVLSKNGNDRAIGGSSSGAVCAFTAAWERPDAFSRVFSVVGTYVGLRGADEYPILVRKSEPKPLRVFLQDGSNDLNIYAGDWWIVNQAMQRSFAFAGYEHSFIWGEGGHNGKHGTAVFPDGMRFLWKGWPEPVKKGQGSPQLKEILIPGEEWQIASEGYKGTEGVAVNAKGEVFFNTGGMKKTMKLVDGKAVTFVEDNNLGDGQRFGPDGRLYTVAMATSNIVAYAADGKATVVASGFRGNDLTVANNGNIYVTESSWDKVSPSKVWLIKPDGTKSVVDSGLIFANGITLSPDQTLLYVSDMKTRWVYSYQVKADGTLQHKQKYFWLHEPDNRQDAGSDGMRVDKDGRLWVATAMGLQVCDQAGRVNCIIPTPNGRVSNLDFGGENFDTVYAACGPVIYKRKINVKGAPNFMTPFMPKAPRL; this is translated from the coding sequence ATGCGCCTGACATCTGTTTTTGCGTTTGCTTCGTCTTTGCTTATTGCGGCCAGTTCGTTTGCGGCGGATGAGTATCCACCGCACCCTGATTCCAAGAAGCAGGAAGGGGTGCCGCAGGGAGAGTTGATCAAGTTCACTTTCGAGAAGAGCAAGGTGTTTCCGGCCACGACGCGAGAGGTGACGATCTATGTGCCGAAGCAGTATGATGGCAAGACGCCCGCGTGTGTTTATGTGAACCAAGACGGTCCGCAGGGATGGAATACAGCGACGGTGTTCGACAATCTGATTCACAAGAAGGAGATGCCGGTGACGATCGGTGTTTTTGCGACGCCGGGTGTGGTAAAAGCGCCGAGCACGAACGCACTGAACCGGTTCAATCGCAGTTATGAATATGATGGGTTGGGCGGGGATTACGCGAAGATGATCTTGGAAGAATTGCTGCCTGAGGTGGAGACGAAGAAGACGGCGGATGGGCGGGCGATTGTGCTCTCGAAGAACGGCAATGACCGGGCGATCGGCGGTTCGAGCAGCGGTGCGGTGTGTGCCTTCACGGCGGCGTGGGAACGGCCGGATGCGTTCAGTCGCGTGTTCAGTGTAGTGGGCACTTACGTCGGCCTGCGCGGGGCGGATGAGTATCCTATTCTGGTGCGTAAATCGGAGCCGAAGCCGTTGCGCGTGTTTTTGCAGGACGGCAGCAATGACTTGAACATCTATGCTGGTGATTGGTGGATCGTGAATCAGGCGATGCAGCGGTCATTCGCGTTCGCGGGCTATGAACACTCATTCATCTGGGGTGAAGGCGGTCACAACGGAAAGCACGGCACAGCAGTCTTCCCGGATGGCATGCGCTTCTTGTGGAAGGGCTGGCCGGAGCCGGTGAAGAAGGGCCAGGGCTCACCGCAGTTGAAGGAGATTCTGATTCCAGGCGAGGAGTGGCAGATCGCTTCGGAAGGTTATAAAGGCACGGAAGGCGTGGCGGTGAATGCCAAGGGCGAAGTGTTCTTCAACACGGGTGGGATGAAGAAGACGATGAAGCTGGTGGATGGCAAGGCGGTGACGTTCGTGGAGGATAATAACTTGGGAGATGGCCAGCGCTTCGGACCAGATGGCCGCCTATACACGGTGGCGATGGCGACGAGTAACATCGTGGCGTATGCGGCGGATGGGAAGGCGACAGTGGTTGCCTCTGGTTTTCGCGGTAATGACCTGACGGTGGCCAATAATGGGAACATCTACGTGACGGAATCGAGCTGGGACAAGGTGAGCCCGAGCAAGGTGTGGCTCATCAAACCGGACGGCACGAAGAGTGTGGTGGACTCGGGATTGATCTTTGCAAATGGCATCACGCTCTCGCCGGATCAGACGTTGCTGTATGTCTCGGATATGAAGACGCGCTGGGTTTATAGCTATCAGGTGAAGGCGGATGGCACGTTGCAGCACAAGCAGAAGTATTTCTGGTTGCACGAGCCGGATAACCGCCAGGACGCGGGCTCCGATGGTATGCGGGTGGATAAGGATGGTCGCCTATGGGTGGCCACGGCGATGGGCCTGCAAGTGTGCGATCAGGCGGGTCGCGTGAATTGCATCATCCCGACGCCGAATGGCCGCGTGTCGAATCTGGATTTCGGTGGCGAGAATTTCGATACGGTTTATGCGGCGTGCGGACCGGTGATCTATAAGCGTAAGATCAATGTGAAGGGTGCCCCGAACTTTATGACGCCTTTCATGCCGAAAGCACCACGGTTGTGA
- a CDS encoding alpha/beta hydrolase-fold protein: MQFLRKNRVLAALLCSLAVSSVQAADDYKLGPDSQVKQGVPQGKIEKFTLSESKTFPGTTRDYWIYVPAQYDAAKPASLMVFQDGGGMVSANGSYRVPVVFDNLIAAKEMPVTIALFINPGSYPAAEKGQQARSNRSYEYDSVFDLYAKFLVEEMLPGLEKKYNISKNPADRAICGNSSGAICAFTVAWEKPHVFGKVVSHIGSFTNIRGGYVYPALIRKTKPENAKNYYLPSTAALLEGRRKIRVFLQDGSNDLDNMHGNWPLANQDMAAALKYAGWDYKFEFGDGGHNGKHGGSIFPDTMRWLWRDAAK, from the coding sequence ATGCAATTTCTCCGTAAGAATCGTGTTTTGGCCGCATTGTTGTGTTCGTTGGCCGTGAGCAGTGTTCAAGCTGCGGATGATTATAAGTTGGGGCCGGATTCCCAAGTGAAACAAGGTGTGCCGCAGGGGAAAATAGAGAAGTTCACGCTCAGCGAGAGCAAGACTTTCCCCGGAACGACGCGCGATTACTGGATCTATGTGCCAGCACAGTATGATGCCGCGAAGCCCGCGAGCCTGATGGTGTTTCAGGATGGCGGCGGCATGGTGAGCGCGAACGGGTCTTACCGTGTGCCGGTGGTGTTTGATAATCTGATCGCGGCCAAGGAGATGCCGGTGACGATCGCGCTGTTCATCAATCCGGGCAGTTATCCGGCAGCGGAAAAAGGACAGCAGGCGCGCTCAAATCGCAGTTACGAGTATGATTCCGTGTTTGATTTGTATGCGAAGTTCTTGGTGGAAGAGATGCTGCCGGGATTGGAGAAGAAATATAACATCAGCAAGAACCCGGCGGATCGCGCCATCTGTGGAAACAGTTCAGGTGCGATCTGTGCTTTCACCGTGGCGTGGGAGAAGCCGCATGTGTTCGGCAAGGTGGTGAGCCACATCGGCAGCTTCACGAATATCCGTGGCGGATATGTGTATCCAGCGCTGATCCGCAAGACTAAGCCGGAGAATGCGAAGAATTATTATCTGCCATCCACGGCGGCATTGCTGGAGGGGCGTCGCAAGATCCGTGTGTTCTTGCAGGATGGCTCCAACGATCTCGACAACATGCACGGCAATTGGCCGCTGGCGAATCAGGACATGGCAGCGGCATTGAAGTATGCGGGCTGGGATTACAAGTTCGAGTTCGGCGATGGCGGCCACAACGGCAAGCATGGTGGGAGCATCTTCCCGGACACCATGCGGTGGTTGTGGCGGGATGCGGCGAAATAA